The Methanobacterium lacus genome includes a region encoding these proteins:
- the tfe gene encoding transcription factor E, which yields MFRDPLVKEILMDITNDGESSVPIIECIINGKTFDEEIAEETDIRLNTVRKILYKLHDAGVANYKRSRDPETNWYIYSWKFEEDKISEIISKKFEKYSEDIEKSLEYEEGNMFFICKANGHRYLFEEASENNFVCPECQNTLEYQDNSTIIQELKHMLKTNQKS from the coding sequence ATGTTTAGAGATCCTTTAGTTAAGGAAATTTTAATGGATATCACCAACGATGGGGAAAGCAGTGTACCTATTATTGAATGTATAATCAATGGAAAAACATTCGATGAGGAAATTGCTGAGGAAACTGATATTCGTTTGAACACAGTTCGAAAAATACTTTACAAACTCCATGATGCTGGTGTGGCAAATTATAAGCGAAGTAGGGATCCTGAAACCAACTGGTACATTTACAGCTGGAAGTTTGAAGAGGACAAGATATCAGAGATCATATCCAAGAAATTTGAAAAGTACTCTGAGGACATCGAAAAGTCATTGGAATACGAAGAAGGAAATATGTTCTTCATATGCAAGGCCAATGGTCACAGATACTTGTTTGAGGAAGCTTCAGAAAACAATTTTGTATGTCCTGAATGTCAAAACACCCTGGAATATCAGGATAACTCCACAATCATACAAGAGCTTAAACATATGCTAAAAACCAACCAAAAATCCTAG
- a CDS encoding LemA family protein, translating to MIIEIIIVLILIVIVVAVILLYNGLVNLRNRVKNAWSQIDVQLKRRTDLIPNLVETVKGYASHEKGVFENVTKARSSLMNASGVQESAEANNQLTGALKSLFAVAENYPDLKASQNFRELQAQLTETEDKIAYSRQFYNDTVLRYNNKVQMFPSNILASLFKFNEAEFFEMAESERAVPEVKF from the coding sequence ATGATAATCGAAATAATAATCGTACTCATATTAATTGTAATTGTTGTGGCAGTAATATTGCTCTACAACGGCTTAGTAAACCTCAGAAACAGGGTAAAAAATGCATGGTCACAGATTGACGTGCAGTTGAAACGAAGAACAGATCTTATTCCTAACCTTGTTGAAACTGTTAAGGGATATGCTTCCCATGAAAAGGGAGTGTTTGAAAACGTTACCAAGGCTAGATCCAGCCTTATGAATGCAAGCGGAGTTCAAGAAAGTGCCGAAGCAAACAATCAATTAACAGGCGCATTAAAAAGCTTGTTTGCTGTTGCAGAAAACTATCCAGATCTTAAGGCCAGTCAGAACTTCAGAGAACTGCAGGCACAGTTAACAGAAACTGAAGATAAGATCGCTTACTCCAGACAGTTTTACAACGACACAGTCCTCAGGTACAACAATAAGGTTCAGATGTTCCCAAGTAACATTTTAGCATCACTTTTCAAATTCAACGAAGCAGAATTTTTCGAAATGGCTGAAAGCGAAAGAGCTGTTCCCGAAGTTAAATTTTAG
- a CDS encoding transglutaminase domain-containing protein, producing the protein MLLLLTIAIPLNVDAISAAATSQTNTDQKTSPSVTNNYIQNTTTKTSNTTTTNKSQVSTTKNTTTKNYAAAGTVKTVSSTKTTSLSFKNIVAASTSVKNFINTNKRLPSYVTISGVKITMPQMLYYLSQAIVKINSGTKTSSTLITVKAPTVNNTETVKAGNLTKNQYLSEASSVYNYILKNRMAPSTISSSLGKIRYESAIFSFSKVVSFYGTNTRLPKFVAIVPLAKSTVKPSTGTSTNGSSSGYVENVVPTSLKSYLLPTANCQSDNSQIKTLAASITKGLNTPMQRATAIYNWVRDHISYSFYYNTQKGALGTLSARTANCVDTAHLVVALERAAGFAAQYEHVTAQFSSGTWYGHVIALVYVNGVWYKADGTSYRNSFGVVNNWNTNTATVHGKYRELPF; encoded by the coding sequence TTGTTACTGCTTTTGACAATTGCTATCCCATTAAATGTGGATGCAATTTCAGCTGCAGCAACAAGTCAAACCAATACAGATCAGAAAACCAGTCCATCTGTGACAAACAACTACATCCAAAACACCACTACTAAAACTAGTAACACAACTACCACTAACAAGAGTCAGGTTTCAACAACAAAAAACACTACAACAAAAAATTACGCAGCAGCAGGCACGGTGAAAACTGTTTCATCTACGAAAACAACTTCACTGAGTTTTAAAAACATAGTGGCTGCTTCTACCAGTGTAAAAAATTTCATCAACACCAACAAACGATTGCCAAGCTACGTTACAATTTCTGGTGTGAAAATTACCATGCCGCAGATGCTTTACTACCTTTCACAAGCAATAGTAAAGATTAATAGCGGTACTAAAACTAGTTCTACATTAATAACTGTTAAAGCTCCTACAGTAAACAACACTGAAACAGTGAAAGCAGGAAATTTAACCAAAAATCAATATTTGTCCGAGGCATCTTCTGTCTACAACTATATATTGAAAAATAGAATGGCTCCTTCCACAATAAGTAGTTCACTTGGAAAGATCCGTTACGAATCTGCTATTTTCTCGTTTTCTAAGGTTGTCAGTTTCTACGGTACCAACACTAGATTACCAAAATTCGTGGCTATTGTGCCATTGGCTAAGTCTACAGTAAAACCTAGCACAGGCACCAGTACAAATGGTTCTTCAAGTGGTTACGTGGAAAATGTAGTTCCAACAAGTCTGAAAAGCTATTTGCTACCTACAGCCAATTGCCAGTCAGATAATTCCCAGATAAAAACTTTGGCAGCTTCCATAACCAAGGGACTAAACACCCCGATGCAGAGGGCAACTGCCATATACAATTGGGTAAGGGATCATATATCCTACTCTTTCTACTACAACACCCAGAAGGGTGCTCTTGGTACACTAAGTGCAAGAACAGCAAACTGTGTTGACACAGCACATCTAGTTGTTGCACTCGAAAGAGCTGCAGGATTTGCTGCTCAGTACGAACATGTGACTGCTCAGTTCTCTAGTGGAACCTGGTATGGACATGTGATTGCATTGGTATATGTGAATGGTGTATGGTACAAAGCAGATGGAACAAGTTACAGGAACTCTTTTGGAGTAGTAAATAACTGGAACACCAACACAGCTACTGTACATGGTAAATACAGGGAACTTCCATTTTAA
- a CDS encoding pyridoxamine 5'-phosphate oxidase family protein encodes MNKIRYVQRKCSDKEKINDFLTSSRVGVLGMNDENSPYAVPLNYVWYHDSIFFHGAGSGRKELILSKEPKVCFTVFEEFGTVLDPMPCHADTSYMSVMLFGQIQRVMDFEESANILDQLVEKYTPGYYKKGLSAKMMEKYLSDLDGNPTSVYRLKPTDITAKENVVEEDELFKSGDRI; translated from the coding sequence ATGAATAAGATCAGGTACGTTCAAAGGAAATGCAGTGACAAAGAAAAAATTAACGATTTTTTAACATCTTCCAGGGTAGGGGTGCTTGGGATGAATGATGAAAACTCACCCTACGCAGTTCCATTAAACTACGTCTGGTACCATGATTCAATTTTCTTTCATGGGGCAGGATCCGGTAGAAAAGAACTGATACTTTCTAAGGAACCCAAGGTATGTTTCACAGTTTTTGAGGAATTTGGGACAGTGTTGGATCCCATGCCCTGCCATGCAGACACATCATACATGAGTGTTATGCTTTTTGGACAGATTCAAAGGGTAATGGATTTTGAAGAGTCTGCAAACATATTGGACCAACTGGTTGAAAAGTACACTCCAGGTTACTACAAGAAGGGATTGTCTGCAAAGATGATGGAGAAGTACCTTTCAGATCTGGATGGAAATCCTACATCAGTCTACAGATTAAAACCAACTGATATAACTGCCAAGGAAAATGTTGTGGAGGAAGATGAACTTTTCAAATCTGGTGATCGTATATGA
- the nifH gene encoding nitrogenase iron protein, with protein sequence MVRKIAIYGKGGIGKSTTTQNTASAMAHFHGKKVMIHGCDPKADSTRMILRGKMQTTMMDTLREEGEEACMNLDNVMSTGFEGIKCVESGGPEPGVGCAGRGVITAITLMEQLKVYDDNDFVFFDVLGDVVCGGFAMPIRDGKAEEIYVVASGEMMALYAANNLCKGMVKYANQSGVRLGGIICNSRNVDGEKELLEEFCKKIGTQLIYFVPRDNMVQKAEFNKKTVVDFDAECNQAHEYEALAGKIINNENFVIPKPMSMDELEEMVLQYGLTD encoded by the coding sequence ATGGTAAGAAAAATTGCGATTTATGGAAAAGGTGGAATTGGAAAATCTACAACTACTCAGAACACAGCATCAGCCATGGCTCATTTCCATGGAAAAAAAGTTATGATTCACGGATGCGACCCTAAAGCAGACAGTACAAGAATGATACTTAGGGGTAAAATGCAAACCACCATGATGGACACACTTAGGGAAGAAGGCGAAGAAGCATGCATGAACCTGGACAATGTTATGTCAACAGGTTTTGAAGGAATAAAATGTGTTGAATCTGGAGGTCCAGAACCAGGTGTAGGATGTGCTGGTCGTGGTGTAATAACAGCTATCACACTCATGGAACAACTCAAAGTCTACGATGACAACGACTTTGTTTTCTTCGATGTTTTAGGTGACGTTGTTTGTGGAGGTTTTGCAATGCCAATCAGGGATGGTAAAGCCGAAGAAATATACGTTGTAGCATCTGGAGAAATGATGGCACTTTACGCAGCAAACAACCTGTGTAAAGGTATGGTAAAATATGCTAATCAGAGTGGAGTGAGGCTTGGAGGAATCATCTGTAACAGCCGTAACGTGGACGGTGAAAAGGAACTACTGGAAGAATTCTGTAAAAAAATTGGAACTCAACTTATCTACTTCGTACCTAGGGACAACATGGTGCAAAAGGCAGAGTTCAACAAAAAAACAGTTGTTGACTTCGATGCTGAATGTAACCAAGCACACGAATACGAAGCATTGGCTGGAAAAATTATCAACAATGAAAACTTCGTGATTCCAAAACCAATGTCCATGGACGAACTGGAAGAAATGGTACTACAGTACGGTTTAACTGACTAA
- the anfK gene encoding Fe-only nitrogenase subunit beta, translating to MKKKERSGTINPIFTCQPAGAQYVSIGVENCIGIVHGGQGCVMFVRLLFAQHFKENFLLASSSLHEDTAVLGATHRIEEAVDVLLMRYPEVKVVPIISTCSTEIIGDDVEGVIRKLENGLLKEKYADREVHLISISTPSFKGSMVSGYDIAVRDFVRKFATKNEPNEKINLITGWVNPGDVTALKHLLKEMDVDANVLFETESFDSPLMPKGDAVSYGGTTIKDLESTGDAIGTIVLNRYEGKLAADFLETEFEIPSIIGPTPIGIRNTDAFLNNLKKMTGKPIPESLVRERGVAIDALTDLVHMFFADKKVAIFGNPDLVIGLAEFCIDLEMKPVLLLLGDDNVNYSRDPRIKEFEEKVEFEMEIIENADLWDLEKRIKNGDIELDLIIGHSKGRFIAIDNDIPMLRVGFPVYDRAGYYRHPIVGYAGATWLAEEMANVLFTDMEYKKNKEWILNVW from the coding sequence TTGAAAAAAAAGGAAAGATCCGGTACCATCAATCCAATATTCACATGCCAACCAGCAGGTGCGCAGTACGTTAGTATTGGTGTGGAAAATTGTATTGGAATTGTACACGGAGGACAAGGTTGTGTAATGTTTGTGCGTCTGCTCTTTGCACAGCATTTTAAAGAAAATTTCTTACTAGCATCTTCTTCCCTTCACGAAGACACAGCAGTACTCGGAGCAACTCACCGTATTGAGGAAGCAGTAGACGTACTCTTGATGAGATATCCAGAAGTCAAGGTGGTACCCATCATCTCAACCTGTTCAACAGAAATAATAGGGGACGATGTTGAGGGAGTAATCAGAAAACTGGAAAATGGTCTTTTAAAAGAGAAGTACGCAGACCGTGAAGTTCACCTAATATCCATAAGCACTCCAAGTTTCAAGGGCAGTATGGTCAGCGGTTACGATATAGCTGTTAGAGATTTCGTTAGGAAATTTGCAACAAAAAATGAACCCAACGAAAAAATTAATCTCATAACAGGTTGGGTTAATCCAGGGGACGTGACAGCACTTAAACATCTTCTAAAGGAGATGGATGTGGATGCAAATGTTTTGTTCGAAACAGAATCCTTTGACTCACCCCTCATGCCCAAGGGTGATGCAGTGTCCTATGGAGGAACAACCATCAAGGATCTTGAATCCACTGGAGATGCCATTGGAACCATAGTACTAAACCGGTACGAAGGTAAGCTTGCTGCAGACTTTCTGGAGACAGAATTTGAAATTCCATCAATCATTGGCCCGACACCCATAGGCATACGTAACACCGACGCATTCCTAAACAACTTGAAGAAAATGACTGGAAAACCAATACCAGAATCACTTGTTAGGGAAAGGGGTGTGGCCATAGATGCACTAACAGATCTTGTTCACATGTTCTTTGCAGACAAGAAAGTTGCAATCTTCGGAAACCCCGATCTTGTCATAGGATTGGCAGAATTTTGCATAGATCTAGAAATGAAACCAGTTTTACTCTTACTTGGAGATGATAATGTAAACTACTCAAGGGATCCTAGAATAAAAGAATTTGAGGAAAAGGTAGAGTTTGAAATGGAGATCATTGAAAATGCAGATCTATGGGATCTTGAGAAACGCATCAAGAATGGAGATATTGAGCTTGATCTAATAATAGGACATTCCAAGGGACGTTTCATTGCAATAGATAATGACATACCCATGCTTCGTGTGGGATTCCCAGTCTACGATCGTGCAGGTTACTACAGACATCCAATAGTAGGATATGCCGGTGCAACCTGGTTAGCCGAAGAAATGGCAAATGTTCTTTTCACAGATATGGAGTACAAAAAGAACAAAGAATGGATTCTAAATGTATGGTAA
- the anfG gene encoding Fe-only nitrogenase subunit delta, which produces MDEIQQEKVEKLVNYIMKWSLWQFNSREWDREKQNEEILKKTMQLLCEEPVENETPEDRYYWSEAMILSSDFKTNFEWISQMNKTEIKKLMEDLKNRIDYLTITGSLNAELKVERY; this is translated from the coding sequence ATGGACGAAATTCAACAGGAAAAAGTAGAAAAACTGGTCAACTACATCATGAAATGGTCATTGTGGCAGTTTAATTCTCGTGAATGGGATAGGGAGAAACAGAACGAAGAAATACTTAAAAAAACCATGCAATTGCTTTGTGAGGAGCCAGTGGAAAATGAAACTCCTGAAGACAGGTACTACTGGAGCGAAGCCATGATACTCTCAAGTGATTTTAAAACCAACTTCGAATGGATTTCACAGATGAACAAAACAGAGATAAAAAAACTTATGGAAGACCTTAAAAATCGTATTGATTATTTAACAATAACTGGATCTTTAAATGCAGAACTAAAAGTTGAACGTTACTAA
- the anfD gene encoding nitrogenase iron-iron protein, alpha chain, protein MPYHTFKCSKCIPERTKHAVIKGHDEDLTSCLPLGYLNTIPGSISERGCAFCGAKHVIGTPMKDVIHLCHGPVGCTYDTWQTKRYISDNDNFQFKYTFATDMKEKHIVFGSEKLLKESITEAFKAFPEINRMAIYQTCASALIGDDMDAVAQEVMNEMPDVDIFVCNSPGFAGPSQSGGHHKINIAWVNQKVGTVEPKITSDYVINYVGEYNIQGDQEVMTDYFKRMGIQVLSTFTGNGSYDDLRSMHKADLNVLECARSAEYICNELRVRYGTPRMDIDGFGFKPLSESLLKVGLFFGLEEEAQKIIEEETARWKPELDWYARRLKGVKVCLWPGGSKLWHWANVIHEEMGVEVVSLYTKFGHQGDMEKGIARCGEGALAIDDPNELEGIEAMMELQPDVIFTGVRPGEVAKKLRVQYLNAHAYHNGPYKGYEGWVRFARDIYNAVYSPIHQLSGLDISKDEIDMNNGFVTKNIISDAKIDKEASIANNEREYTGKYDCVTHLRDKTY, encoded by the coding sequence ATGCCGTATCATACATTTAAATGCAGTAAATGCATTCCTGAAAGGACAAAGCATGCTGTCATCAAAGGACATGATGAAGATTTAACATCGTGCCTACCTTTGGGTTACCTGAACACCATACCAGGATCAATATCTGAGCGGGGATGTGCATTTTGTGGTGCGAAACACGTTATTGGCACGCCAATGAAGGATGTTATCCACCTCTGCCACGGCCCTGTGGGCTGTACCTATGACACATGGCAAACTAAAAGGTATATCAGTGATAACGATAATTTCCAGTTTAAATATACCTTTGCAACTGATATGAAAGAGAAACACATAGTTTTTGGTTCAGAAAAACTATTGAAGGAAAGTATCACAGAAGCCTTCAAAGCCTTTCCAGAAATCAATAGAATGGCCATCTACCAAACATGTGCCTCTGCACTCATAGGTGATGACATGGATGCTGTGGCACAGGAAGTCATGAATGAAATGCCCGATGTCGATATCTTCGTTTGTAACTCTCCAGGATTTGCAGGACCAAGCCAATCAGGAGGCCATCATAAAATTAACATAGCATGGGTTAACCAGAAGGTAGGAACAGTCGAACCCAAGATCACCAGTGACTACGTAATAAACTATGTTGGGGAATACAACATCCAGGGTGACCAGGAGGTTATGACTGATTACTTCAAAAGAATGGGAATCCAGGTACTTTCCACCTTCACAGGAAATGGATCCTATGACGATCTAAGAAGCATGCACAAGGCAGATCTAAACGTGCTTGAATGTGCCAGATCTGCAGAGTACATCTGTAACGAGTTAAGGGTTAGGTATGGAACTCCAAGAATGGATATTGATGGATTTGGTTTCAAACCACTTTCAGAATCACTCTTAAAGGTAGGATTGTTCTTTGGTCTCGAAGAAGAAGCTCAAAAGATCATAGAAGAAGAAACTGCCAGATGGAAACCAGAACTCGACTGGTACGCCAGAAGATTGAAGGGAGTTAAAGTCTGTCTCTGGCCAGGTGGTTCAAAACTATGGCACTGGGCCAATGTTATCCACGAGGAAATGGGTGTTGAAGTTGTATCGCTTTACACAAAATTTGGCCATCAAGGAGACATGGAAAAGGGCATAGCAAGGTGTGGTGAAGGAGCACTGGCCATCGATGATCCAAACGAACTCGAAGGTATCGAGGCAATGATGGAACTCCAACCAGATGTTATATTCACCGGTGTGAGGCCTGGTGAAGTTGCCAAAAAACTCCGAGTCCAATATTTAAATGCCCATGCATATCACAACGGACCATACAAAGGATATGAAGGATGGGTAAGATTTGCCCGTGACATTTACAACGCAGTTTATTCTCCAATCCACCAACTTTCAGGCTTAGATATCAGTAAGGATGAAATAGACATGAACAACGGGTTTGTGACTAAAAATATAATATCCGATGCTAAAATTGATAAAGAAGCATCAATTGCCAATAATGAAAGGGAATACACAGGAAAATATGATTGTGTAACACATCTTCGTGATAAAACTTACTAA
- a CDS encoding type 1 glutamine amidotransferase, with the protein MRLHYLQHVPFENPGSILRWANLNSVEVTKTLMFQDEDLPEHDDYDWLVVMGGPMNIYDHENYPWLVKEKSFIKTAIDSSKLVIGLCLGGQLITDVIGGEVTKNSHLEIGWFPLHLKTNAKSSPFFSFLPDQPTVFHWHGDTFNKLPENAELIAKSDACENQAFVYNDRVFGFQFHLETTEQIIDDLVVNCADEMVPGPYVQSKNELLNNENIKQTNEWMDTFLNKLFDRENRCDDI; encoded by the coding sequence ATGAGACTCCACTATCTACAACATGTGCCCTTTGAAAATCCTGGAAGCATACTCAGATGGGCAAACCTGAACAGCGTTGAAGTAACTAAAACCCTTATGTTTCAGGATGAAGATCTTCCTGAACACGATGATTATGACTGGTTGGTGGTTATGGGAGGACCCATGAACATCTACGACCATGAAAATTATCCGTGGCTCGTAAAGGAAAAATCATTCATAAAAACTGCCATAGATTCTAGTAAACTCGTTATAGGTCTTTGTTTAGGTGGGCAGTTAATAACTGATGTGATAGGTGGTGAAGTGACTAAAAATTCCCATCTTGAAATCGGATGGTTCCCATTACATCTCAAAACAAATGCAAAATCATCCCCATTTTTCTCATTTTTACCAGATCAGCCTACAGTTTTCCACTGGCACGGAGACACATTCAATAAGTTACCTGAAAATGCTGAACTCATAGCAAAAAGTGATGCATGTGAAAATCAGGCCTTCGTATACAATGACAGGGTATTTGGATTCCAATTTCACCTGGAAACAACTGAACAAATTATCGATGATCTCGTTGTGAACTGTGCCGATGAAATGGTACCAGGCCCATATGTACAGTCAAAAAATGAACTCCTAAACAATGAAAACATAAAACAAACCAATGAATGGATGGATACATTCCTAAACAAATTATTTGATCGAGAAAATAGGTGTGATGATATATGA
- a CDS encoding DUF2207 domain-containing protein, with protein sequence MDKKICLSIILFFSLSILAGSGAAFAASDNSYTIPLINQDIYLQNDGSIHVVEKIHYTFDGTFHGINRYIPLNGSQQLTNVNVTTDGAYNSFQILDVNSTKDIKVYLYSDAAKTQPINGGNVTVTISYDLFNVMKFYNDIAELHYMLVPNKWQVDIGQVVANIHTSSSQGIQYWLNPPYYNKSAAWQGNTLTVTSDTIPAGQYYEIRMAIPRDQFAATPSHGLIINQNGLAQIQQLQNDYQNSLNFRTNLYYFLSVLMFLALFVPLLIYFRYGREPKIDYQAEYERDIPTDDPPAMVNAICGPGFSKKIGEPDMDGFKATIMDLINRKYLIMENEPLEEKSLDKEGYGLVGSMYLRYNVQKDSSELKSFEKNVINFLTEYEDDDGLISLDAISDNLSVRESARSFRNTYLDWKDNLRNTLLNNNELDKFFNKKGDSYLKIFGVLALIVAVIVFFFSIMDDIPAANLSLLLSIVLGVVAIISLLLPQKVGGQWTTYGEEYDAKWHNFKKYIQDFSLMKEYPPESIVIWNKYLVYATALGAADAVRKAMELNVPKDDLNGSDLYMFHYYGGYLLLDSAFDTGMTTATASSSNGGDFGGVGDIGGGFGGGGGGDAF encoded by the coding sequence ATGGATAAAAAAATTTGTCTTTCTATAATTCTTTTTTTTTCACTGTCCATATTGGCTGGCAGCGGAGCAGCCTTTGCTGCGAGTGATAACAGCTACACCATTCCACTCATAAATCAAGATATCTACCTTCAAAACGATGGATCAATCCACGTTGTGGAGAAGATCCACTACACATTCGATGGAACATTCCACGGAATTAACAGGTACATACCACTAAACGGTTCTCAACAGCTGACAAATGTTAATGTAACCACAGATGGTGCCTACAACAGTTTTCAAATTCTGGATGTGAATTCCACCAAGGACATTAAGGTTTATTTATATTCTGATGCAGCCAAAACACAACCAATCAATGGAGGGAATGTAACTGTTACAATTTCCTACGATCTCTTTAATGTCATGAAGTTTTACAACGATATTGCAGAGCTTCACTACATGCTGGTGCCTAATAAGTGGCAAGTTGACATTGGTCAGGTTGTGGCAAACATACACACAAGTTCCAGTCAGGGAATTCAATACTGGTTAAATCCTCCCTACTACAATAAGAGTGCAGCTTGGCAGGGCAACACTTTGACTGTCACGAGTGATACAATTCCCGCTGGCCAGTACTACGAGATAAGGATGGCTATTCCAAGGGATCAGTTTGCTGCCACCCCTTCACATGGACTCATCATCAATCAAAATGGATTAGCTCAGATACAGCAGCTACAAAATGACTACCAGAATTCTTTGAATTTCAGAACCAATCTATACTATTTCCTGTCTGTTCTCATGTTCCTGGCACTCTTTGTACCTCTGTTGATATACTTCAGATATGGTAGGGAACCCAAGATTGATTATCAGGCAGAGTATGAACGGGACATTCCAACAGATGATCCTCCTGCAATGGTGAATGCCATATGCGGACCTGGATTTTCCAAGAAGATCGGAGAACCAGATATGGATGGTTTCAAGGCAACCATAATGGACCTCATAAACAGAAAGTATCTGATAATGGAAAACGAACCTCTGGAAGAAAAATCTTTGGATAAGGAAGGATACGGTCTTGTAGGTTCGATGTATTTGAGGTACAACGTTCAGAAAGATTCATCTGAGTTGAAAAGTTTTGAAAAGAATGTTATCAACTTTTTAACGGAGTACGAGGATGATGATGGTTTGATATCGTTGGATGCTATTTCAGATAATTTGAGTGTTCGCGAATCTGCCAGATCCTTTAGAAACACCTACCTCGATTGGAAGGATAACCTTCGAAACACGTTATTGAATAACAACGAACTGGACAAATTCTTCAACAAGAAGGGAGATTCATATTTGAAAATCTTTGGTGTTTTAGCACTTATCGTTGCAGTCATAGTGTTCTTCTTCAGTATTATGGACGATATACCTGCAGCAAACCTATCATTGTTGTTGTCAATTGTTTTAGGGGTTGTAGCAATAATCAGCTTACTTCTACCCCAGAAGGTTGGGGGTCAGTGGACAACCTACGGTGAAGAGTACGATGCAAAGTGGCATAACTTCAAGAAGTATATCCAAGACTTCAGTTTGATGAAAGAGTACCCTCCAGAATCAATAGTGATATGGAACAAGTACCTTGTATATGCAACTGCTCTTGGTGCTGCTGATGCAGTTAGAAAAGCCATGGAACTTAACGTACCAAAGGATGACCTAAACGGAAGCGATCTTTACATGTTCCATTACTATGGAGGATACCTGCTTCTGGACTCGGCATTTGATACTGGAATGACCACAGCAACGGCATCTTCATCAAACGGTGGAGATTTCGGAGGAGTTGGTGACATTGGAGGAGGATTTGGTGGTGGAGGCGGAGGTGACGCCTTCTAA
- a CDS encoding CARDB domain-containing protein yields the protein MKKTVIMALILMVTPFIVAGEVSATEINSYSNNKTLKADLKVTNVVVHGSLVRGCNIAVNNTITNSGNGSAGGFWVNYYLKTNPTSNSYLIGKRYINGLKTGSSNTQNTLLYIPTNMPLGSYLLMASADASNSIAESNKSNNKGYSSLLKVVGPTYIIFDKNVGGDVLKNPEINKYIPKTSFAKTIFNLEKSGSVMLKFGNGNGPKVLISAGIHGNETEANIAIMKYLEYIKDKSIKGTLYVIPFDIPLDTAKNTRFYHGHDPNRIANVAGSPGWNIIQFAHKNSINYLLDVHSGGEVTSKGLLNVNTGTSNSQEVKWAKYITSTSGCVSRVQPLETGMVRAEAFKYNISTITMEVERDTAPTIVSALTEFKMIKAAMKFFKFPVPLI from the coding sequence ATGAAAAAAACTGTAATTATGGCGTTAATTTTGATGGTAACTCCGTTCATTGTGGCAGGTGAAGTTTCTGCAACAGAAATTAACTCTTATTCTAACAATAAAACATTAAAAGCGGACTTAAAAGTTACAAACGTGGTTGTGCATGGTTCACTAGTGAGGGGTTGTAACATAGCTGTTAACAACACCATCACCAACTCTGGCAATGGTTCAGCTGGAGGTTTTTGGGTAAACTACTACCTCAAAACCAATCCAACATCAAACAGCTACCTGATTGGAAAAAGGTACATCAATGGTCTTAAAACTGGTTCATCCAACACCCAAAATACCCTGCTTTACATTCCAACCAACATGCCACTGGGCTCTTATTTACTAATGGCATCTGCAGATGCAAGCAACAGCATTGCTGAATCCAACAAAAGTAACAACAAAGGTTACTCATCCCTCTTAAAAGTCGTGGGTCCAACTTACATAATCTTCGACAAAAATGTAGGAGGAGATGTTCTGAAAAATCCTGAGATAAACAAGTACATTCCAAAGACCAGTTTTGCCAAGACTATTTTCAACTTGGAAAAATCTGGATCTGTGATGCTTAAATTTGGAAATGGAAATGGGCCAAAGGTATTGATATCTGCTGGTATTCATGGAAATGAAACCGAAGCAAACATAGCCATAATGAAATATTTGGAGTACATCAAGGATAAATCCATCAAAGGTACCCTCTATGTTATACCATTCGATATTCCCCTTGACACAGCAAAAAATACCAGATTTTACCATGGCCACGACCCAAACAGGATTGCCAACGTAGCTGGTTCTCCAGGTTGGAACATAATACAATTTGCACACAAAAACAGTATAAATTACCTCCTGGATGTGCACTCCGGAGGAGAAGTAACATCTAAGGGGCTTTTAAATGTTAACACAGGCACCTCCAATTCCCAGGAAGTTAAGTGGGCCAAATACATCACTTCAACATCAGGTTGTGTTAGCAGAGTCCAACCACTAGAAACGGGCATGGTGAGAGCTGAAGCATTTAAATATAATATAAGCACCATAACAATGGAAGTTGAACGAGACACTGCTCCAACAATCGTTTCTGCCTTAACGGAATTTAAAATGATTAAAGCAGCCATGAAATTTTTCAAGTTCCCTGTACCGCTCATCTAA